From one Geminocystis sp. M7585_C2015_104 genomic stretch:
- a CDS encoding carbohydrate ABC transporter permease, whose translation MDRFASFSLRLFAFLVSLLGLFIVLLPFVFVVYTSLFGTEINPHFTWRYYYQAWKIGNFPLAFSNSALVAFACVFTQVLTSSLAGYALARISFKGKNFLLILIISTLIIPFQVLVIPIFLLLKIGNMLNTYWALILPSAASGFGIFFMRQYFLSLPIELEEAAILDGANAWQIIWEILLPLAKPAVITLSLFTFIGEWNDLFKPLVFTNNPKLMTVQLALASFQEQFTSNWSLLMAAVVIATLPVIILFIVGQKEFIQGISNTGIKN comes from the coding sequence ATGGACAGATTTGCTAGTTTTTCCTTGCGATTGTTTGCTTTTCTTGTTTCCCTTTTGGGTTTATTTATTGTTTTATTGCCCTTTGTTTTTGTGGTGTATACCTCCCTGTTTGGGACTGAAATAAATCCCCATTTTACCTGGCGTTATTACTACCAGGCCTGGAAAATTGGCAATTTTCCTCTCGCCTTTAGCAATTCTGCTCTAGTGGCATTTGCCTGTGTTTTTACCCAAGTGTTAACATCTTCTTTGGCCGGTTATGCTTTAGCCAGGATTAGTTTTAAAGGGAAAAACTTTCTACTTATTTTGATAATATCAACTCTAATTATACCTTTTCAGGTATTAGTAATTCCCATATTCCTCCTTCTAAAAATCGGCAACATGCTCAACACATACTGGGCACTAATTTTACCGTCAGCAGCCAGTGGCTTTGGCATATTTTTTATGCGTCAATACTTCCTATCACTGCCAATAGAATTAGAAGAAGCGGCCATATTAGATGGCGCCAATGCTTGGCAAATAATTTGGGAAATTCTCCTACCCTTGGCTAAACCGGCAGTGATTACCCTCTCCCTTTTTACCTTTATTGGGGAGTGGAATGACTTATTTAAACCCCTGGTATTCACTAATAACCCAAAACTAATGACAGTGCAACTAGCCTTGGCCAGTTTTCAAGAACAGTTTACCAGTAATTGGTCCCTGCTGATGGCGGCGGTAGTAATAGCCACCCTACCGGTAATTATTCTTTTCATTGTCGGGCAAAAAGAATTCATTCAAGGCATCAGCAATACGGGGATAAAAAACTAG
- a CDS encoding STAS domain-containing protein, with protein MLPQVKVLRPEGMLDASKSTQFRQQIKDIINEGARYILIDLKKVNFIDSSGLGALVLALKMVKEKGGKLFLMSLNEQVKMLFELTNTGHLFEVINDEAELAEKIKA; from the coding sequence ATGTTACCCCAGGTAAAAGTTTTACGTCCAGAAGGAATGCTTGATGCCAGCAAATCCACACAATTTCGTCAACAAATCAAAGATATAATCAATGAGGGCGCCCGCTATATCCTGATAGACTTGAAAAAGGTTAATTTTATAGACAGTTCTGGCCTTGGGGCTCTAGTTTTAGCCCTAAAAATGGTAAAGGAAAAAGGGGGAAAATTGTTTTTAATGTCCTTAAATGAGCAGGTAAAAATGTTATTTGAACTGACAAATACAGGACACCTATTTGAAGTAATAAACGATGAAGCGGAGTTGGCGGAAAAAATAAAAGCCTAG
- a CDS encoding carotenoid oxygenase family protein, which produces MLGVDKKGEEFYSLEDWRKGYQSQTKEEEYWIEEVEGEIPRELCGTLYRNGPGLLEVFGTPLKHPFDGDGMVCAFSFKDGRCFFRNRFVKTEGFLEEQKAGRMLYRGVFGSQKPGGWLANIFDIRLKNIANTNVIYWGGKLLALWEADHPYSLHPETLDTIGPTDLDGILAPGEVFSAHPRIDSHSPFNGGKPSLVNFGVKTGLSSTITVYELDEKGGLIQKYSHIIPGFSFIHDFVITPDYCIFFQNPTSYNPLPFLLGLKGAGECVKFLKGKPTNIILIPRRPPHKDVIKIETEAGFIFHHANAFQMSEKEIIVDSICYEQLAQIDPNSSFRDVDFDKLAPGQLWRFRLDLVARKATRELINARCVEFPSLHPGRVGHKYRYLFIGASHHPTRNAPLQALLKLDLETGSQQLYSFAPKGFAGEPIFVPRAHNITDGEDDGWVLQLVYNSLHHRSQLVIFDGKNISSPVAILHLKRHIPYGLHGHWKQD; this is translated from the coding sequence ATGTTGGGGGTAGACAAGAAGGGAGAAGAGTTTTACAGTCTAGAAGACTGGAGAAAGGGATACCAGTCACAAACAAAAGAGGAAGAGTATTGGATAGAAGAAGTAGAAGGGGAGATACCTCGGGAGCTGTGTGGTACATTATATCGCAATGGACCTGGCCTGTTAGAGGTATTTGGCACCCCCCTGAAACATCCTTTTGATGGGGATGGCATGGTTTGTGCCTTTAGCTTCAAGGATGGCAGGTGTTTTTTCCGCAATAGATTTGTCAAAACCGAGGGCTTTTTAGAGGAACAAAAGGCGGGTAGAATGCTTTACCGTGGGGTGTTTGGCAGTCAGAAACCCGGGGGGTGGCTGGCTAATATTTTTGATATTCGCCTTAAAAACATAGCCAATACAAACGTAATTTACTGGGGAGGTAAACTGTTAGCCCTATGGGAGGCAGACCATCCCTACAGTCTCCATCCGGAAACTTTGGACACCATCGGCCCTACTGACTTAGATGGCATTTTAGCACCAGGGGAGGTATTTTCGGCACATCCTCGTATAGACTCTCATTCTCCCTTTAATGGGGGTAAGCCGTCACTGGTGAATTTTGGCGTCAAGACGGGATTATCTAGTACTATAACCGTCTATGAGTTAGATGAAAAAGGAGGGTTAATCCAAAAGTATAGTCATATTATCCCTGGTTTCTCCTTCATTCACGATTTTGTCATCACCCCCGACTATTGCATCTTCTTCCAAAACCCCACCAGTTATAATCCCCTTCCCTTCTTGTTAGGATTAAAGGGTGCGGGGGAATGTGTTAAATTCCTCAAGGGTAAACCCACTAATATTATCCTTATTCCCCGACGTCCACCCCACAAAGATGTTATCAAAATAGAGACAGAGGCGGGGTTTATTTTCCATCATGCCAATGCCTTCCAGATGAGCGAAAAGGAGATTATAGTAGACTCCATCTGTTATGAACAGTTAGCACAAATTGACCCCAATAGCAGCTTTAGGGATGTAGACTTTGATAAACTGGCACCAGGACAGTTATGGCGGTTTAGACTAGATTTAGTAGCCAGGAAAGCCACCAGGGAGTTAATAAACGCCCGCTGTGTGGAATTTCCATCCCTTCATCCGGGTAGGGTAGGACACAAATACCGTTACCTGTTCATCGGTGCTAGTCATCATCCTACCAGAAATGCACCCCTACAGGCCCTTCTAAAACTGGACTTAGAAACGGGCAGTCAACAACTCTATTCCTTTGCTCCAAAAGGCTTTGCTGGCGAGCCCATCTTCGTTCCTAGGGCTCATAATATCACCGATGGGGAGGATGACGGTTGGGTTCTCCAGTTAGTTTACAATTCTTTACATCATCGCTCCCAGTTAGTGATTTTTGATGGCAAAAACATCTCCTCCCCGGTGGCCATTTTGCACCTTAAAAGACACATACCCTATGGACTTCATGGCCATTGGAAACAGGATTAG
- a CDS encoding Fe(3+) ABC transporter substrate-binding protein — MSKITRRVFLGASAAIGAVALAELTGAKHSFAQRKKGGVVNLYSSRHYNTDRRLYTDFERQTGIRVNLIEGKGDELIERIKSEGKNSPADVLMTVNAATLWQAQQDGLLIPVNSRILRERIPAYLRDPGNHWFGFSKRARVIMYNKSKVSPSELSTYEDLANPKWKGRIVMRSSTNIYNQSLVANMIARIGRERTERWVRGLVANFARPPEGNDSAQIEAVAAGEADVTIANTYYLVRYANDPNKREVYERVGVFFPDQQGAGVHINISGGGVLKNAPNKENAIRFLEYLVSPSAQDYFARGNNEYPVVKGVKLEPVLAQWGTFKEDPTGVSKHGPYLAEAIRIMDRAGWK; from the coding sequence ATGAGCAAAATAACTAGAAGAGTATTTCTAGGGGCGTCGGCAGCGATAGGGGCAGTGGCTTTGGCCGAGCTAACGGGGGCTAAGCACAGTTTTGCCCAGAGGAAAAAAGGGGGGGTAGTAAATTTATACTCTTCTCGTCACTACAACACAGATAGAAGACTGTATACAGACTTTGAGAGACAAACGGGCATCCGGGTGAATTTGATAGAAGGCAAAGGCGACGAGTTAATAGAAAGAATCAAGAGTGAGGGGAAAAATAGCCCTGCCGACGTCCTCATGACGGTGAATGCGGCAACTCTCTGGCAGGCGCAACAGGATGGCCTGCTTATCCCCGTCAACTCCAGAATCCTAAGAGAGAGAATACCCGCTTATTTGAGGGATCCGGGCAACCACTGGTTCGGCTTCAGTAAACGGGCAAGGGTAATCATGTACAACAAGTCTAAGGTCTCCCCCAGTGAGTTGTCTACCTATGAAGACTTAGCCAACCCCAAGTGGAAGGGGAGAATAGTAATGCGTAGTTCTACAAACATCTATAACCAATCCCTAGTGGCTAACATGATAGCCAGGATAGGGAGAGAAAGAACAGAAAGATGGGTAAGAGGGTTAGTGGCCAATTTTGCTAGACCCCCCGAAGGCAACGACAGTGCGCAAATAGAAGCAGTAGCAGCAGGTGAGGCTGATGTTACTATTGCAAATACCTACTATCTAGTACGTTATGCAAATGACCCGAACAAACGTGAAGTATATGAGAGGGTGGGGGTATTCTTCCCAGATCAACAAGGTGCAGGGGTACATATCAACATCAGTGGTGGCGGCGTTTTGAAGAATGCCCCCAACAAGGAAAATGCCATCAGATTCCTAGAGTATCTGGTGTCCCCTTCCGCCCAAGACTATTTTGCCAGGGGAAACAATGAATACCCGGTGGTAAAAGGGGTAAAACTGGAACCTGTCCTAGCCCAATGGGGTACATTTAAAGAAGACCCTACCGGTGTGTCTAAACACGGGCCCTACCTGGCTGAGGCCATCAGGATTATGGATCGTGCCGGCTGGAAGTAG
- a CDS encoding dienelactone hydrolase family protein has product MNIKTETVQIPSEGVVISAYLAQPSPTETLPAVIVVQEIFGVNDHIKDITRRFAREGFVAIAPAIFQRIAPDFATGYTPQDIEIGRKYKNQTKAKELLADIQATVNYLYQLPHVKKTGVGAIGFCFGGHVVYLTATLPDIKATASFYGAGIVNWCPGEDTPTIARTKDIKGTIYCFFGEKDASIPLEEVAQIEAELKKYNIPHKIFRYPEADHGFMCDQRDSYHPASAQDAWQKVLELFRSTL; this is encoded by the coding sequence ATGAATATCAAAACAGAGACTGTCCAAATCCCCAGTGAGGGTGTTGTTATCTCCGCCTATTTGGCGCAACCCTCCCCTACCGAAACCCTCCCCGCAGTGATTGTAGTACAAGAAATTTTTGGGGTAAACGACCACATTAAAGATATTACCCGTCGTTTTGCCCGGGAGGGGTTTGTGGCAATTGCACCTGCCATCTTTCAACGGATTGCCCCAGATTTCGCCACTGGTTATACCCCCCAGGATATTGAAATCGGAAGAAAATACAAAAACCAAACAAAAGCCAAGGAATTACTGGCAGACATTCAGGCTACCGTCAACTATCTGTATCAACTACCCCATGTCAAAAAAACAGGGGTTGGTGCTATTGGCTTCTGTTTTGGTGGCCATGTGGTCTATCTTACTGCTACCCTTCCTGATATAAAGGCTACAGCCTCCTTCTACGGCGCAGGTATAGTCAATTGGTGTCCAGGTGAAGATACTCCCACTATCGCCCGCACTAAAGACATAAAGGGCACTATTTATTGTTTCTTCGGCGAGAAGGATGCTTCCATCCCCTTAGAGGAGGTGGCACAGATAGAGGCTGAGTTGAAGAAATATAATATCCCTCATAAAATTTTCCGCTATCCAGAGGCTGATCACGGCTTCATGTGTGACCAACGCGACAGTTATCATCCTGCTTCTGCCCAAGACGCTTGGCAAAAAGTCTTAGAATTGTTCAGAAGCACCCTATAA